One Rubripirellula reticaptiva genomic region harbors:
- a CDS encoding AraC family transcriptional regulator, translating to MTTETNLLRDRFFASLADAASLLRLFDFVPDVFVYVKNKDGQFVAGNQPWLEMRGVASIDEIAGKTDLELHPLYWARQYQQEDQRVIQSGQELPDQVWLVPSGQGKLSTFISTKIPLRGVSGEVIGIAGVMYSTDKDDASTGASNPIERATAIIADRFDGPLTVAEIAASVGLSASQLNRRFRTRFQIPPSEYLQRVRIHQASRLLTETDAPISSVALETGFFDQAHLTRTFRRWMGMTPTDFRKSVR from the coding sequence ATGACGACAGAGACAAACCTGCTTCGCGACCGCTTTTTCGCTTCGCTGGCCGATGCCGCCTCGCTGCTGAGGCTATTTGACTTTGTGCCGGACGTTTTCGTGTATGTCAAAAACAAGGACGGTCAGTTCGTCGCCGGCAACCAACCGTGGCTAGAGATGCGTGGTGTTGCGTCGATTGACGAAATCGCGGGTAAAACCGACCTCGAACTGCACCCGCTCTATTGGGCTCGGCAATACCAACAGGAAGACCAGCGGGTGATCCAATCGGGGCAAGAATTGCCCGACCAAGTTTGGCTGGTGCCGTCAGGACAGGGAAAACTGAGCACGTTCATCAGCACAAAAATCCCGCTTCGTGGCGTTTCGGGTGAAGTCATCGGGATCGCGGGAGTCATGTATTCCACGGACAAAGACGACGCTTCGACGGGTGCATCGAACCCGATTGAACGAGCGACCGCAATTATTGCGGATCGCTTCGACGGGCCGTTGACGGTTGCCGAAATCGCGGCGTCGGTCGGATTGTCGGCCAGCCAACTGAATCGCCGTTTCCGAACCCGCTTCCAGATCCCGCCGTCTGAATACCTGCAGCGGGTCCGGATCCACCAAGCCAGCCGTCTGCTGACTGAAACGGACGCACCGATTAGCAGCGTGGCACTGGAAACCGGATTCTTCGATCAAGCTCACCTGACCCGCACATTCCGACGCTGGATGGGCATGACTCCGACCGATTTCCGCAAATCCGTCCGCTAG
- a CDS encoding NAD(+) synthase encodes MKNHGFFRITAAAPTTSVANPAANAAASMRMIDSVDTDLIVLPELGLTGYTCGDLFGSDALLDSAMDALAEIAAHTSLHRKIVIVGLPMAVGPSLMNVAAVIANGSIEAVIPKTYLPTYREFYEGRHFRGSTSADPKTIELFGDEVPFGTDILVRHGDVTIAVEICEDFWTPIPPSSHAAIAGANVLVNLSASNETIGKASWRRDLVRSQSGRCIAAYVYSSAGPGESTSDLVFGGHCLIAENGGMLGESRRVGDGIEPSHVEQTIVTRDVDLHRLAHDRRVIGSFDDAMTVVHRQYRTVTVEFPEIDEDWGPLPRKNLLRPLDAHPFVPDQSDELEARCAEIFAIQTAGLTKRLSRLGPTTKLSIGISGGLDSTLALLVALRACDAVGKSRADIVGVTMPGFGTTQHTRMSADQLIETTEISPECIDIRRLSLDTFLSLGHTPLGVSINNETTIDELQTKLNDVDDDAKDLTFENVQARIRTMLLMSRGFVLGTGDMSEQALGWSTYNADHMSMYNVNTSVPKTLVQFLVRFAADHYFDGPLRQVLHRIADTPISPELLPPRADGTIRQSTEATVGSYELLDFFLYHFVRNGSDRDKILFLASHAKFDQAYAPEQIERTLDGFIKRFFFNQFKRNCVPDGPKVGSVSLSPRGDWRMPSDADADAFGE; translated from the coding sequence TTGAAAAACCACGGTTTCTTTCGAATCACCGCTGCCGCACCGACCACCTCGGTCGCTAATCCGGCCGCCAATGCCGCGGCGTCGATGCGGATGATCGATTCGGTCGATACCGACTTGATCGTCTTGCCGGAACTCGGTTTGACTGGTTACACGTGCGGCGATCTATTCGGGTCCGATGCTCTGCTGGATTCGGCGATGGACGCCTTGGCCGAGATTGCCGCGCACACATCGTTGCACCGGAAAATCGTGATCGTCGGATTGCCAATGGCCGTCGGCCCTTCGCTGATGAACGTCGCCGCCGTGATCGCCAATGGCAGCATCGAAGCGGTGATCCCCAAGACGTACTTGCCAACGTACCGCGAATTTTACGAAGGACGCCACTTTCGCGGCTCAACGTCAGCCGATCCGAAAACGATTGAACTGTTCGGCGACGAAGTCCCGTTCGGCACCGACATTCTGGTCCGGCACGGCGATGTGACGATCGCAGTCGAAATCTGCGAAGACTTTTGGACACCGATCCCACCGAGTTCACACGCTGCGATCGCGGGCGCCAATGTGTTGGTGAACTTGTCGGCAAGCAACGAAACGATTGGCAAAGCTTCCTGGCGTCGTGACTTGGTCCGCAGCCAATCGGGCCGCTGCATTGCTGCCTACGTTTATTCGTCGGCTGGACCAGGCGAGTCGACGTCGGACTTGGTGTTTGGCGGGCATTGCTTGATCGCTGAAAACGGCGGCATGCTGGGCGAATCTCGACGGGTTGGCGATGGAATCGAACCATCGCATGTCGAGCAAACCATCGTGACTCGCGACGTGGACCTCCACCGATTGGCTCACGACCGACGCGTGATCGGATCGTTCGACGACGCAATGACTGTCGTGCACCGCCAGTACCGAACTGTCACGGTCGAGTTTCCTGAAATCGATGAGGACTGGGGACCGCTGCCGCGAAAAAACTTGCTTCGACCTCTCGATGCTCATCCGTTCGTACCTGACCAGAGCGATGAACTGGAAGCTCGCTGCGCCGAGATTTTTGCGATCCAAACCGCGGGCCTGACCAAGCGTCTGTCGCGACTCGGGCCAACCACGAAACTTTCGATTGGAATCTCGGGCGGACTCGACAGCACGCTGGCGTTGCTGGTGGCACTTCGTGCCTGCGACGCGGTTGGCAAGTCACGTGCTGACATCGTCGGCGTCACGATGCCCGGTTTCGGAACGACGCAGCACACTCGTATGAGCGCCGATCAACTGATCGAAACGACCGAAATCTCGCCCGAGTGCATCGACATCCGGCGTTTGAGTCTGGACACGTTCTTGTCGCTCGGACATACGCCGCTGGGGGTTTCGATCAACAACGAAACCACGATCGACGAACTGCAAACGAAGTTAAATGACGTTGACGACGACGCAAAAGACTTAACGTTTGAAAACGTTCAAGCTCGGATTCGCACGATGCTGTTGATGAGCCGCGGATTCGTGCTGGGGACCGGCGATATGAGCGAACAGGCGCTCGGGTGGTCGACTTATAACGCAGACCATATGTCGATGTACAACGTCAACACGTCGGTGCCCAAGACGTTAGTTCAGTTCTTGGTACGGTTTGCTGCTGATCACTACTTCGACGGACCGCTGCGACAAGTCCTGCACCGCATCGCCGACACTCCGATCTCACCCGAACTGTTGCCACCACGCGCCGATGGGACGATTCGTCAGTCGACCGAAGCGACGGTGGGATCGTACGAGTTGCTTGACTTCTTTCTGTATCACTTTGTCCGCAACGGATCCGATCGCGACAAGATTCTGTTCTTGGCAAGCCATGCCAAGTTCGATCAAGCGTATGCACCGGAGCAAATCGAGAGAACGCTCGATGGGTTCATCAAACGATTTTTCTTCAATCAATTCAAACGCAACTGTGTACCCGACGGACCCAAAGTCGGTTCGGTAAGCCTGTCGCCTCGCGGCGACTGGCGGATGCCCAGTGATGCCGATGCGGATGCATTCGGTGAGTGA
- a CDS encoding PSD1 and planctomycete cytochrome C domain-containing protein, whose amino-acid sequence MLDRRIFTTFCAIAFGSICHASNVDFGREIRPLLNEHCVACHGGVKKAADISFIHRDEALSVIEPGEPEFSLLIERIITTDPDSIMPPPEHGHPLTSEQIKLFERWIAEGANWQQPWSYEKPIAPATPAVEKADWCDSPIDNFVLQRLEQLSIAPAPDASPAEWLRRATLDLTGIPPTPAQHEAFLASVSSDSKAAYAEKVDELLKSPGFGHRWASVWLDQIRYADSRGLGLDGRREIWKYRDWVIKSLNNDMPFDEFTIKQIAGDLLLNPTIDDRLATAATRLTQTNEEGGTDDEEFRIAAVLDRVSTVWQTWQGITFGCVQCHSHPYDPINHDEFYKFAAFFNNSVDCDLNEEYPLLSVPLDDKDLARAGELDNQIAKLKESIWQSEHAIVSGDESDWWPLDKFTSAANLQTQVKTEVRDGHTEFATLDTLSAGTVITIDATLGDQHQSMSAIRTTFLPRNPETAKADSEWGFMVSHFEATLIAADGTRSAIELARVIGDEPHPLKDPEQSLNAKNNDGFSAYSRIHHARAATFVFKTPVELPAGSHLELKWSNKAQMLGAFPLVTRRGYFDASGNPDLIEQLANDELASLRKDLKRLADERRTIKSSRTPVMAERPENLKRPTHVFIRGLFLTKGEEVTPEIPVAFGQLPADATKDRLALAKWLVSPENPLTSRVAVNRVWARMFGIGLVATEEDFGTSGEAPSHPQLLDYLATEFSTHQGFSMKKLIRSIVLSHTYRQTAAIRPEIQADDPDNRLMARGPRFRMPAEMVRDQALAASGLLTDSFGGKPVFPPIPDGVWKPFSGDKWDTAGPDDPNRYRRSIYTYTKRSIPYPMMSTFDAPSREFCNPRRLRSNTPLQALITLNDVTFVECTEALAKQMEAHGKTIDEKLSYGFLAMTSREPDTSELASLEKLFLQSMKEESSPAEAMTDVASVLMNLDEIMSK is encoded by the coding sequence ATGCTTGATCGCCGAATTTTCACCACGTTTTGCGCGATCGCCTTTGGGTCGATTTGCCATGCTTCGAATGTCGATTTTGGACGAGAAATCCGACCGCTGCTCAATGAACATTGCGTGGCTTGTCACGGCGGCGTGAAGAAAGCGGCGGATATCTCGTTCATTCATCGTGATGAGGCCCTATCAGTGATCGAACCGGGTGAACCCGAGTTCTCGCTTTTGATCGAGCGAATCATCACGACAGATCCTGATTCGATCATGCCACCGCCCGAGCACGGTCATCCGTTGACGAGCGAACAAATCAAGTTGTTCGAACGCTGGATCGCCGAGGGTGCGAATTGGCAACAACCTTGGTCGTATGAAAAACCGATCGCACCCGCGACGCCGGCCGTCGAAAAGGCTGACTGGTGCGACAGCCCGATCGACAACTTTGTTCTGCAGCGTCTGGAACAACTGTCGATCGCACCCGCGCCGGACGCATCGCCCGCCGAGTGGTTGCGACGCGCGACGTTAGACTTGACGGGGATTCCGCCTACACCGGCCCAGCATGAAGCTTTCTTGGCAAGTGTTTCATCCGATAGCAAAGCTGCCTATGCCGAGAAAGTGGACGAGCTGCTGAAGTCGCCAGGTTTCGGACACCGCTGGGCATCGGTTTGGCTAGACCAAATCCGATACGCCGATTCACGTGGGCTAGGTTTGGACGGTCGACGCGAGATCTGGAAGTACCGTGACTGGGTGATCAAGTCACTCAACAACGACATGCCGTTTGACGAATTCACGATCAAACAGATCGCTGGCGACCTGCTGCTCAACCCGACTATCGACGATCGCTTGGCAACCGCCGCAACTCGGCTGACTCAGACCAACGAAGAAGGTGGCACCGACGACGAAGAATTCCGGATCGCCGCGGTGCTGGATCGTGTCAGCACGGTTTGGCAAACTTGGCAAGGGATCACGTTCGGCTGCGTCCAATGCCACAGCCACCCGTATGACCCAATCAATCACGACGAGTTCTACAAGTTCGCTGCGTTTTTTAACAACTCGGTCGATTGCGATTTGAACGAAGAGTACCCACTGCTGAGCGTGCCGCTCGACGACAAGGATCTGGCCCGAGCCGGCGAACTGGACAATCAAATTGCCAAATTGAAGGAATCGATCTGGCAAAGCGAACATGCAATTGTCAGCGGCGACGAATCCGACTGGTGGCCACTCGATAAGTTCACTTCGGCAGCGAATCTCCAAACGCAAGTGAAAACAGAAGTACGCGATGGTCATACCGAATTCGCGACGCTCGACACGCTGTCGGCTGGCACCGTAATCACGATCGATGCAACCTTAGGCGATCAACACCAATCGATGTCAGCGATCCGCACAACTTTCCTGCCACGCAATCCCGAAACGGCTAAAGCGGATTCTGAATGGGGGTTCATGGTGTCGCACTTTGAAGCGACGTTGATCGCAGCCGATGGGACGCGATCGGCGATTGAATTGGCCCGAGTGATCGGCGATGAACCGCACCCGCTGAAAGATCCCGAACAAAGTCTGAACGCGAAAAACAACGACGGCTTCTCGGCCTACAGTCGCATTCATCACGCTCGCGCGGCAACTTTTGTTTTCAAAACGCCTGTTGAGTTGCCTGCCGGTTCACACTTGGAATTGAAATGGTCTAACAAAGCACAGATGCTTGGCGCGTTTCCGCTGGTGACTCGTCGCGGATACTTCGACGCATCCGGCAATCCGGACCTGATCGAACAACTTGCCAATGACGAACTGGCTTCGCTTCGCAAAGACCTAAAACGCCTCGCCGACGAACGAAGAACAATCAAATCCAGTCGCACTCCCGTGATGGCAGAGCGGCCCGAAAACCTCAAACGACCGACTCACGTGTTCATTCGTGGGCTGTTCCTGACCAAAGGCGAAGAAGTCACGCCAGAGATCCCGGTGGCGTTTGGCCAGCTACCTGCGGACGCGACAAAAGATCGATTGGCGCTGGCGAAGTGGTTGGTGTCGCCTGAAAACCCCCTGACATCGCGTGTCGCCGTCAACCGAGTTTGGGCACGGATGTTTGGGATCGGATTGGTCGCGACCGAAGAAGACTTTGGCACCAGCGGCGAAGCCCCGTCACATCCCCAGTTGCTGGACTACTTGGCGACCGAGTTTTCGACTCACCAAGGATTCAGCATGAAGAAGCTGATTCGCTCGATCGTGTTGTCTCACACCTACCGACAAACCGCAGCGATTCGTCCAGAAATTCAAGCTGACGATCCTGACAACCGTTTGATGGCCCGCGGACCGCGATTCCGAATGCCGGCTGAAATGGTTCGCGACCAAGCGTTGGCTGCTTCGGGATTGTTGACCGACAGCTTTGGTGGCAAACCTGTTTTCCCGCCCATCCCCGACGGCGTTTGGAAACCGTTTTCGGGTGACAAATGGGACACTGCTGGTCCCGACGACCCGAATCGGTATCGCCGCAGCATTTACACCTACACCAAACGCAGCATTCCGTATCCGATGATGTCGACCTTCGACGCGCCGTCACGTGAATTCTGCAACCCGCGCCGCTTGCGATCCAATACTCCTCTGCAAGCGTTGATCACGCTCAACGACGTGACGTTTGTGGAGTGCACCGAAGCACTTGCCAAACAAATGGAAGCCCACGGCAAAACGATCGATGAAAAACTGAGCTACGGATTTTTGGCGATGACAAGCCGCGAACCGGACACTTCGGAACTCGCGTCGCTCGAAAAACTATTCCTGCAATCGATGAAAGAAGAATCCAGCCCAGCCGAAGCGATGACTGATGTGGCTTCGGTTTTGATGAACCTTGACGAGATCATGAGCAAGTAA
- a CDS encoding serine/threonine protein kinase, with protein sequence MSDNRTNHRDANERLIRVAVERQMITSEQATELLDLAERKSAPVGQVAIEASMMSPPQIEIAEAFVDPDDLAPGFRLVDVLGQGALGVVYRAHQGRLQRDVAIKAIMQTRLQQSNVLQRFQKESAAIGRLQHPNIVSAFDSGTHQGRVFLVMELVRGIDLRMRIKQGPIPLSHALSIVRQTASGLAHAASHEIIHRDIKPANLMLTEVSTGFDLPVGVPLVKIADFGLARLNDIGSSEDADQLTMTGTTLGTPMYCAPEQLTGDPVDHRADIYALGATLFSVLSGETPFEGGTTHKLIAAKIIGQPPRYDRLPENLPSGMHQLIADMMHHDPNQRIGDYTDLIRRIDEQMAGPDLEDTLLIGSSRPPKPKPSRRVWPIIAVTGGLVAAVIAVTMAVITGNPFRETPLTPPASLETVWSEPLFDGQSLASWTNHQSVWKVTEDTEGSRVLAGKGKISRRLVPLPPDVAATAIALGLRVRVNLLTAKAAEVQFAFDGDDVTTEPRWVVRLDPDRAMLGHRSAVDDKLDVSGSLPIETGISPDGPNWIEVQLQQYSDRWYVLVEGKPLGSFLSNASLATNQIQLVAIDGEAHFSDISTFGLEVDRTSEPGR encoded by the coding sequence GTGAGTGATAACCGTACGAACCATCGCGATGCCAACGAACGACTGATTCGCGTGGCGGTTGAGCGGCAGATGATCACGTCGGAACAAGCGACGGAATTGCTTGATTTAGCCGAACGCAAGTCAGCGCCGGTCGGCCAAGTGGCGATCGAAGCGTCGATGATGTCGCCACCCCAAATCGAAATCGCAGAAGCGTTTGTGGACCCAGACGATCTTGCCCCCGGCTTTCGCCTTGTCGATGTGCTGGGACAGGGTGCGTTGGGCGTCGTCTATCGTGCTCATCAAGGACGACTACAGCGTGACGTCGCGATCAAAGCCATCATGCAAACGCGACTGCAGCAAAGCAATGTGCTGCAGCGTTTTCAAAAAGAGTCGGCCGCGATTGGACGCTTGCAACACCCCAATATCGTTTCGGCGTTTGATTCGGGGACCCACCAGGGGCGAGTCTTTTTGGTCATGGAATTGGTTCGCGGCATTGATTTGCGAATGCGGATCAAGCAAGGTCCGATACCGCTGTCGCACGCGTTGTCGATCGTGCGACAAACGGCATCCGGCTTGGCTCATGCGGCGTCGCACGAAATCATCCACCGCGACATCAAGCCGGCAAACTTGATGCTGACTGAAGTCTCCACAGGTTTTGACTTGCCGGTTGGAGTCCCGCTGGTGAAGATTGCCGACTTCGGCTTGGCCAGGCTCAACGACATTGGCTCTTCCGAAGACGCCGATCAATTGACCATGACCGGCACGACGCTTGGGACACCCATGTACTGTGCGCCCGAACAACTGACTGGCGATCCGGTTGATCACCGAGCCGACATCTATGCGCTCGGTGCAACGCTGTTTTCCGTTTTGTCGGGGGAAACACCATTCGAAGGCGGGACGACTCACAAACTGATCGCCGCCAAAATCATCGGCCAACCGCCACGCTACGATCGACTGCCCGAAAACCTACCGTCCGGCATGCATCAGTTGATTGCCGACATGATGCACCACGATCCCAACCAGCGGATCGGCGACTATACCGATTTGATTCGGCGGATCGACGAACAAATGGCCGGGCCAGACCTGGAAGACACGTTACTGATCGGCAGTTCGCGGCCGCCAAAACCAAAGCCTTCCCGGCGTGTTTGGCCGATCATTGCGGTTACAGGTGGACTCGTCGCGGCGGTGATTGCGGTGACGATGGCAGTGATCACAGGCAACCCGTTTCGAGAGACTCCGTTGACTCCGCCTGCTTCGCTGGAAACCGTGTGGTCCGAACCCCTTTTCGACGGCCAAAGCCTTGCCAGCTGGACAAATCATCAATCCGTTTGGAAGGTGACCGAGGACACCGAAGGATCAAGAGTGTTGGCGGGGAAGGGTAAGATATCGCGACGACTGGTACCGCTGCCACCCGATGTTGCGGCAACCGCGATAGCGTTGGGCCTGCGTGTGCGAGTGAACTTATTGACTGCCAAAGCAGCCGAGGTACAGTTTGCATTTGACGGTGATGATGTCACCACCGAGCCCCGCTGGGTCGTACGGCTAGATCCAGATCGCGCGATGCTTGGACATCGATCCGCAGTTGACGACAAACTTGACGTGTCCGGGTCGCTGCCCATCGAAACCGGCATATCGCCCGATGGGCCGAACTGGATCGAAGTCCAACTGCAGCAATATTCCGATCGCTGGTACGTACTTGTCGAAGGCAAACCGCTCGGCAGTTTCCTCAGCAACGCGTCGCTGGCGACAAACCAAATCCAGCTCGTCGCGATCGACGGTGAAGCGCATTTTTCAGACATCAGCACATTCGGACTGGAAGTCGATCGCACGTCAGAACCAGGCAGGTGA